GCTATGTATTCGACCACGGACATGTTGTGCGAGATGAAGAGGTAGGTGAGCTGCCGCTCCTCCTTGAGCTCCTGGAGCAGATTCAGCACCTGGGCCTGGACGGAGACGTCGAGAGCGGAGACGGCCTCGTCGCACACCACGAGTTCCGGATTCACTGAGAGTGCCCGCGCGATTCCGATGCGTTGCCGCTGGCCACCCGAGAACTCGTTCGGATACCGGTCCATGAAGTCCGCGGGCAGGTTCACCGCGGTGAACAGGTCGGCGAGAATCTCCCGCTGCTCCGCCCTGTTCTTCGTGCGGTAGCGGGAGAGTGGTTCACGCATCTGCTGGAAGATGGTCAGCGCCGGGTTCAGCGAGGAGTACGGGTCCTGGAAAATGATCTGCAGGTTGGACCGGAGCCGGTCGAGTTCGCGCTCCCGGGCCGCGGCAAGATCGGTCGCTTCTCCCGCTCCGTGATACATCACCTCACCGGAGGTCGGCTTCACCAGGCGCAGCAGCGCCTTGCCCATGGTGGTCTTTCCGCAGCCGGATTCACCCACGATCCCGAGGACCTCCCCTCGGCGGATCTCGAGGCTGACGCCGTCGACCGCCTTCACCTGCCCGACCGTGCGCCGGAAGACACCCTTCCGGATGGGGTAGTGGACCTTCAGGTCGCTGACGCTCAACAGGTTCTCAGTCATCGTCGTTGCCTTCGGTGGACGGATACAGCCAGCACGACACGTCGTGGGTGGCCGACAGCTGGGTGACCGGTGGCTGCTGGACGCAACCCGGCATGGCGGAGTCGCAGCGCGGTGCGAACTGGCAGCCGGGCGGCCGGTTGTAGGCATCGGGCGTGGCGCCTCGGATGGGGGACAACTGCTGCCGCCTGCCCCGTCCGAGGATGGGCATGCTCGCCAGCAGCGCCCGCGTGTAGGGATGCCGGGGAGAGGCGAGGACGTCTGCCACCGTGCCGGTCTCGACGACCTTGCCCATGTACATGACCGCGACGTCGTCGGCCATCTCTGTGATCACGCCCATGTCGTGGGTGATCAGCATCGTCGCCATGTCCCGGTCGCGCCGCAGCCGGTCGATCAGTTCGAACACCTGGGCCTGGATGGTGACGTCGAGGGCAGTGGTCGGCTCGTCGGCGATCAGCACCCGCGGTTCGCAGGCCATCGCCATCGCGATCATCGCCCGCTGCCGCATGCCGCCGGAGAACTGGTGGGGAAACTCGTCGACACGGATCTCCGGGGACGGAATGCCCATCTCCGCCAGCAGTTCGATCGCCCGCGTGCGTGCCTGCGCCCGGGTCAGGCTGCGGTGGAGCCGCAGCATCTCCATAATCTGCCAGCCCACCGTGTACACCGGATTCAGCGACACGATCGGGTCCTGGAAGATCATCGCGATCTCACTTCCCCTGATCGCGCGCATCTCGTCCGAGCCGGACGGATACGACGCGATGTTCACCGTCTTCCCGTGGTTTCGATAGAGGATCTCGCCGGACTCGATCCGTGCCAGGTCAGGGAGCAGCCGCATGACGGAGGAGGCAGTGACGGATTTGCCACACCCCGACTCCCCGACAATGCCGAGCACCCTGCCCGGATAGAGCGCAAGCGACACTCCGTCGATGGCCCGATTGACGCGGCCGTCCTGGTAGAAGTACGTCCGCAGATCGCGCACCTCCAGGACAGGTTCGCGGTCGGTCACTGCTGGTTCAGCCATGGCTCACCCCTGTTGGCTCGGGTCGGTCGAATCGCGCAGCCCGTCACCGATGAAGTTCACGGACAGCACGAAGATCGAGATGACGAGCCCGACGGGAAGCCACATCCACCAGGCGTTGTTCAGAATGGTCAGGTCATTGGCGACGTTGAGGATGTTCCCCCAGGTCGGGATCTCCATCGGTACACCGAGGCCCAGGAAGCTCAACGACGACTCCTGCAGGATGAACATCGCCGTCGAGAGGGTGACGTTCACCATGATCGGACCGAGTGCATTGGGCAGGATGTGCTTGGCGCACACGATCACCTTGTTGATGCCGAAGGCCCGCAGCGCGGCGATGTACTCCTCCTCGCGGATCGACAGGGTCTGCGAGCGGGCCATGCGGTACATGGAGCCCCAGCCGGTGCCGATGAAGATGATCATCAGGTTGCCGAGGCTCTGGCCGACGATCGACACGAGCAGGAGCACGAGAACGATCTGGGGGAAGGCCATCACCATCTCCGAGATCCGGAAGACGACCTTGTCGACCCACCCCCCGACGTAGCCCGCGTAGATCCCGAGCGTGACGCCGATCACCGCGGCCCCCAGTGCGGAGCCGAGACCGACGAAGATCGAGACCCGGCCTCCGTAGAGGATGCGGGACAGGACATCGCGGCCGATCTTGTCCGTCCCGAGCCAATGCTCCGCGGACGGCGGCTTCAGGATCGTCGTCAGGTCCATCTGGGCGGGGTTGTACGGGGCGAGCAGCGGGGCTGCGAGGCTGGCCAGGACGATGACGCCGAAGACGATCAGTCCCAGTGTCGACAGCCTGTTGTTCAGCATGCGGCGTAGTTGGCGGTTCGTGACCCAGCGGCGCTTCCTCTCCTGCCCTTCAGCAGCGAGGATGGCGTCCATCTGACGATCGAGGGCGCGGGCCCTTCGGGTCTGTGTTGCCATGCTTCACTCCAACCTGACGCGGGGGTCGATCCACGCCGTCACGAGGTCGACCACCAGGGACGAGATCAGCACCGCACTCACGGAGAGCAGCGTGATCATCATGATGAGCGGATAGTTCTGGCCCCTCACCGCGGTGATGAACTCCAGTCCGATGCCGGGCCACTGGAAGATCTGCTCGATGACGACGGAGCCGCCGATGAGGATCGGCAGTCGGAAGCCGACGAGGACGACCACAGGGGTCAACGCGACCCGGAACCCGTGGATCAGGTTCACGCGCCACTCCGGCATGCCCTTCGAGCGCGCTGTCACGACGAAGGCCTTGTTGCGGGCGTCCAGCATGGCTGCGCGGGAGTACCGCATGACACCCGCCGACATCGCGACACCGAGCGCCATAGCGGGCAGGAACAGATTGTCCAACTGCTGGACCCACGAGGTGTCCCCCGGCTCGATCCTCCCGGCCGCGGGGAACCAGCCGAGTCTGATGGCGAACACCGACACCAGGACGAGACCGAGGAAGAACTCCGGGATGGACAGACCGATCATGCCGAGGACGGTGAGACTGTTGTCGACCGCGGTGCCGCGGCGCAGGGCGGAAACGACACCGAGCACCACGCCGGCGGCGCTGGAGAAGATGAGGGCGGCCACCGAGAGTTGCAGGGTCGCCGGCAGCTTGGCGGCCAGGATGCCACTGATGGGCTGCCCCGACGAGAGCGAGAAACCGAAGTTCCCTGTGAGGACCCCCTGGAGCCAGAGCCAGTAGCGCACCAGGAACGGTTGATCGAGTCCCAGGGCCTGCCGCATCGCGTCGAGCTGCTCCGGTGCCAGGCTGGCTGCCTCGGGCCCGATCATGTAGCTCACCGGATCGCCGGGCATCAGTTCCAGCCCGAGATAGACGAGAAACGTGAGCACCAGGAGCATCGGGATGAGCATGAGGATCTTGCGAATGATGTAGCTGATCATGTTCACCTTCCCGGGCGGACGACGACGCGGTGCCGTCGCCCGCTCGGCTGAGGATTACGGCTTCGGGAACGAGTTCACGAAGAAGAGCCGGGTGTAGAAGACGTCGACGGACTCGGTCTTCATGCCGGGGACCTGGGCGATCGCGAGCACGTCGTCGATCGACTTCGAGTAGGCGTAGTCGACGGTGCCGGCCTGGACGTTCTTGACCAGGTTGGGGTCCGACTCACCCGACGGATACTGGCGCACCTGGTCGATGACGGGACGGCCTTGCCAGTAGCCCTCGAACGCCTCGTAGAGGGCGTAGTCGCCCATCTTGATGTCGACCGCCTTGAACGGGCCCGATCCGATGGGGTTCTGGAAGTACGGGTCCTGCTGGAAGGTGAGCGGGTCGGACGACGCCAGGTGCTTCTGCGGCAGCGGCGGAAGCTGCGAGAACGTCGTCAGCGCCATCGAGTCGAGCTCCGAGAACGTGAAGACGACCTGCTTCCCCGACACGGTGATGTCGCTGATCTTCTCGAGCGTGCCGGCGAAGACGGTGTGCACGGTCGGCACCTTCTTCGCGAACTCGAACGTGAACTTCACGTCCTCGGCCGTGATGGGTTCCCCGTCGTGCCAGGTGATCCCGTCGCGCATCGTGAAGGTGATGGTCAGCCCGTCGTCGGAGATCTCGTAGTTCTCGGCGAGCTGGCCGGCCTTCGGCACCAGGTTCTCGTCGGCGACGATCAGGTGGTCCCACATGATCTTCTGCGAAAGCAACACGCCGGGGTTGAAGAACGGCATGTCGAAGAACTCGACTGGGCCGCCGTTGGTGCGCAGCGTCTTCTTGCCGTCGCTGCCGGCCGGGATGTCCCAGGTGTGGATGGCCCAGTCGTAGTTGTACTGGTCGTTGCCGAACGCGGCGCCCTTGCGGTCGAGCTTGTCCGAGTAGGCGATGAACACCGGCTGGTAGTACAGCGGGATCCCGGGAAGGTTCTTGCTCTCCCAGTTCACGGT
The DNA window shown above is from Tessaracoccus defluvii and carries:
- a CDS encoding ABC transporter permease, translating into MISYIIRKILMLIPMLLVLTFLVYLGLELMPGDPVSYMIGPEAASLAPEQLDAMRQALGLDQPFLVRYWLWLQGVLTGNFGFSLSSGQPISGILAAKLPATLQLSVAALIFSSAAGVVLGVVSALRRGTAVDNSLTVLGMIGLSIPEFFLGLVLVSVFAIRLGWFPAAGRIEPGDTSWVQQLDNLFLPAMALGVAMSAGVMRYSRAAMLDARNKAFVVTARSKGMPEWRVNLIHGFRVALTPVVVLVGFRLPILIGGSVVIEQIFQWPGIGLEFITAVRGQNYPLIMMITLLSVSAVLISSLVVDLVTAWIDPRVRLE
- a CDS encoding ABC transporter permease, whose protein sequence is MATQTRRARALDRQMDAILAAEGQERKRRWVTNRQLRRMLNNRLSTLGLIVFGVIVLASLAAPLLAPYNPAQMDLTTILKPPSAEHWLGTDKIGRDVLSRILYGGRVSIFVGLGSALGAAVIGVTLGIYAGYVGGWVDKVVFRISEMVMAFPQIVLVLLLVSIVGQSLGNLMIIFIGTGWGSMYRMARSQTLSIREEEYIAALRAFGINKVIVCAKHILPNALGPIMVNVTLSTAMFILQESSLSFLGLGVPMEIPTWGNILNVANDLTILNNAWWMWLPVGLVISIFVLSVNFIGDGLRDSTDPSQQG
- a CDS encoding ABC transporter ATP-binding protein; its protein translation is MTENLLSVSDLKVHYPIRKGVFRRTVGQVKAVDGVSLEIRRGEVLGIVGESGCGKTTMGKALLRLVKPTSGEVMYHGAGEATDLAAARERELDRLRSNLQIIFQDPYSSLNPALTIFQQMREPLSRYRTKNRAEQREILADLFTAVNLPADFMDRYPNEFSGGQRQRIGIARALSVNPELVVCDEAVSALDVSVQAQVLNLLQELKEERQLTYLFISHNMSVVEYIADRVAVMYLGRIIEMAPAEELYASPQHPYTQALLSAIPSPTLGERRERIVLTGDVPSPAAPPSGCPFHPRCPFVQEICRTEVPGLRLLESGEHVVSCHLAPVGG
- a CDS encoding ABC transporter ATP-binding protein, translating into MAEPAVTDREPVLEVRDLRTYFYQDGRVNRAIDGVSLALYPGRVLGIVGESGCGKSVTASSVMRLLPDLARIESGEILYRNHGKTVNIASYPSGSDEMRAIRGSEIAMIFQDPIVSLNPVYTVGWQIMEMLRLHRSLTRAQARTRAIELLAEMGIPSPEIRVDEFPHQFSGGMRQRAMIAMAMACEPRVLIADEPTTALDVTIQAQVFELIDRLRRDRDMATMLITHDMGVITEMADDVAVMYMGKVVETGTVADVLASPRHPYTRALLASMPILGRGRRQQLSPIRGATPDAYNRPPGCQFAPRCDSAMPGCVQQPPVTQLSATHDVSCWLYPSTEGNDDD
- a CDS encoding ABC transporter substrate-binding protein produces the protein MKRRTVLGGALILPLAAACGGEPVGTASTPGSVVTSGGATAIPAGGEVLADPRVRQAMAYAIDMKSVTESLFQGAAKPANTLMPDGPFKPTNGLEAYAYDPEKAKQLLAEAGWDSSRELDLVYYYGDQATVDFMAAVQQYLDMVGMKVKPRKLEGDLASQLWVKPDDPVAGPSGVKWDLAYAAIAALAPQEYYNRFLPTYSGNSYWPDNPEYTALIEETSASADPEVQAKAFHETVNWESKNLPGIPLYYQPVFIAYSDKLDRKGAAFGNDQYNYDWAIHTWDIPAGSDGKKTLRTNGGPVEFFDMPFFNPGVLLSQKIMWDHLIVADENLVPKAGQLAENYEISDDGLTITFTMRDGITWHDGEPITAEDVKFTFEFAKKVPTVHTVFAGTLEKISDITVSGKQVVFTFSELDSMALTTFSQLPPLPQKHLASSDPLTFQQDPYFQNPIGSGPFKAVDIKMGDYALYEAFEGYWQGRPVIDQVRQYPSGESDPNLVKNVQAGTVDYAYSKSIDDVLAIAQVPGMKTESVDVFYTRLFFVNSFPKP